catgttttaataatttttttaattactatttgctaagctaattttttttcaaacatctcctagctgatatatatatatatatatatatatatatatatatatatataggttttcAAAGTCATAAgattattgtataatttattttaaatagcggtctgctatatataaaaattatttgtgtgtGCTATTTagagtagaaaaaaattatataggaAAGATCACAATCTTCAGGATTcgtttatgattttttgttactacTTTCAATTAAAAGTGAAGTTTAAATGAATGATATTAGTCTAGAAGCAGATGTAGTTTAGAAAATGGAAATGTTAATAGGCAAGTTGTTTGTGGCACAAATGAAAGAGATAGACTTAGGtgagatgaaattaataatgGACTTAAAAATGCTGCTCGGCAAGCAGCAAATAATTGGAACCCAAATGAGGAGAGCTTGGTTAGGCGAGTTGAAAATAATCGTCGcagaaatgaaagaaataggcttagGCGAGATGAATTTAATAATCGACAAAATGCTAGAAATGCTGCTAGATACGAAACAATGCATTATATAGCATAAAGTAATActattccagattataattatttaggagaaatgaattatatttttcagcATTGTGGTGATAAGAAATTTtctgatgaaacacattttttatgttgCCATAATGGAAAGGCAACCTTTATCATTTCCACAAGATTTAGAAGAATTATTTAAAGGAAACTATGCAGATCGAATTGCcaatctgaatttttttaaatatattagaaattataatgcctgtctttcttttgcttcatttgaagCTAATGTAGTTCAACCCATGAATCATGGGCTGCCATGTTTTAGTATATGTGATCAAGTTTTTCATCGTATTGGTAATTTAAGACCAAATCAAGATGTTCCGCCGACATATTGTCAACTATACATCTATGATCCACTTGCAGCtgtaaattttagaatgcaacaaCGTGGGAATGatctttttttaagtgatttaatGTTTCGATTGCAAACTATTATTACTGAAGAAAACCCATTTGCTCTCGCATTTAAAAATATGGCTGAAGTGGAAGTTGAAGAAATTCGTCAAGCAGCTCTAGAAGGTTGCTCAGtctcagttgt
Above is a window of Hydra vulgaris chromosome 10, alternate assembly HydraT2T_AEP DNA encoding:
- the LOC136086143 gene encoding uncharacterized protein LOC136086143, which gives rise to MERQPLSFPQDLEELFKGNYADRIANLNFFKYIRNYNACLSFASFEANVVQPMNHGLPCFSICDQVFHRIGNLRPNQDVPPTYCQLYIYDPLAAVNFRMQQRGNDLFLSDLMFRLQTIITEENPFALAFKNMAEVEVEEIRQAALEGCSVSVVKISLLEGHDRRRYNLPSHNEVAVVFFGEDGAPPASREVVIYPRGHPLKTISIMLVN